From a single Sediminibacterium sp. KACHI17 genomic region:
- a CDS encoding deoxynucleoside kinase, whose translation MAKPKKPKHVAVAGNIGAGKTTLTEMLSKHYRWIPQFEDVDHNPYLMDFYEDMPRWSFNLQIYFLNSRLNQLLDIHHGTETVIQDRTIYEDANIFAPNLHEMGLMSKRDFDNYYQFFQTLKTMVQPPDLLIYLKASVPTLVAQIQKRGREYEENIRLDYLKRLNEYYNKWIDGYKEGQLLVIDCDKNKFAESEEHFGEIISKVDGMLFGLF comes from the coding sequence ATGGCGAAACCTAAGAAACCAAAACATGTAGCCGTTGCCGGCAATATCGGCGCGGGTAAAACAACGCTTACTGAGATGTTAAGTAAGCACTACCGCTGGATTCCTCAGTTTGAAGATGTTGATCACAACCCTTATCTGATGGATTTTTACGAGGATATGCCTCGCTGGAGTTTTAATCTGCAGATTTACTTTTTGAATAGTCGACTGAACCAGCTTTTGGATATTCATCATGGAACTGAAACAGTAATACAGGACAGAACCATTTATGAAGATGCGAACATTTTCGCTCCCAATTTGCATGAAATGGGTTTGATGAGTAAACGTGATTTTGATAACTACTATCAATTCTTCCAAACATTAAAAACCATGGTACAACCTCCGGATCTGTTGATCTACTTGAAAGCATCTGTACCTACCTTGGTTGCGCAGATTCAAAAAAGAGGGAGGGAATATGAAGAAAATATCCGTCTGGATTATTTGAAACGCCTGAATGAATATTACAATAAATGGATCGATGGTTATAAAGAAGGTCAATTGCTGGTGATCGATTGTGATAAAAACAAATTCGCTGAAAGTGAAGAACATTTTGGAGAGATCATTAGCAAAGTAGACGGTATGTTATTTGGCTTATTTTAA
- the trpS gene encoding tryptophan--tRNA ligase, which yields MNKEVVLSGIRPTGFLHLGNYFGAMRNYVRMQDEFNCYFFVANWHSLTTHPDTKELKNSVHRVIAENIACGLDPDKVALYIQSDVPEIAELYLYLNMMAYKGELEKTVTFKEKVRLQPDNVNAGLLTYPVLQAADILIHRAVKVPVGKDQEQHLEMARNYAERFNHRYGDVLPLPYAFNYGGELVKILSLDGVGKMSKSENQMNTLYLADEDESIRKKIMKAKTDQGPAEPNSVKPDYIENLFTLMKLVSTADTVQKFEDDFNNSSAGNCIIRYGDMKKQLAEDMIRFIQPIRSKAADIQQNHDLLKKIIQQGADKARASASKTLTLVRTAVGMDY from the coding sequence ATGAATAAAGAGGTTGTTTTAAGTGGAATCCGTCCGACCGGATTCCTGCATCTGGGAAACTATTTTGGTGCCATGCGAAATTATGTGCGCATGCAAGACGAATTCAATTGCTATTTTTTTGTTGCGAACTGGCATAGTCTGACTACACATCCTGATACAAAAGAATTAAAGAATAGTGTACATAGAGTGATCGCAGAGAATATTGCCTGTGGATTAGATCCTGATAAAGTTGCATTATACATACAGAGTGATGTTCCGGAAATTGCAGAGTTATATCTCTACCTGAACATGATGGCTTACAAGGGAGAGTTGGAAAAAACGGTCACTTTCAAAGAGAAGGTAAGACTACAACCCGACAATGTAAATGCCGGTTTATTAACGTATCCGGTGTTACAAGCTGCGGATATCCTTATTCATCGAGCAGTCAAAGTACCGGTAGGAAAAGACCAGGAACAACACCTTGAAATGGCACGTAATTATGCGGAGCGATTTAATCATAGGTATGGTGATGTACTTCCTCTGCCTTATGCATTCAACTACGGCGGAGAATTGGTGAAAATCTTGAGTCTGGATGGTGTTGGAAAAATGAGTAAGAGTGAAAACCAAATGAACACGTTGTATTTAGCTGATGAAGATGAAAGCATCCGTAAAAAGATCATGAAAGCAAAGACTGACCAAGGTCCGGCCGAGCCCAACTCAGTAAAACCGGATTATATCGAAAATCTCTTTACCCTGATGAAATTGGTGAGCACAGCGGATACCGTTCAGAAGTTTGAAGACGATTTTAATAACAGTAGTGCAGGTAACTGTATCATTCGTTATGGGGATATGAAAAAACAACTGGCAGAAGATATGATTCGTTTCATCCAACCGATCAGATCCAAAGCTGCAGATATTCAGCAAAATCACGATTTATTAAAAAAAATCATCCAACAAGGAGCAGATAAAGCCCGAGCCAGTGCCAGTAAGACCCTTACCTTGGTACGGACAGCAGTGGGGATGGATTATTAG
- the recG gene encoding ATP-dependent DNA helicase RecG, with protein MKDSPTILSSPIEYLKGVGPLRGDLLKKELEIFTFEDLLHHFPHRHIDKTKVSKINMINYQTDFIQIAGVLQQFDIVGEKRAKRLVAYLKDDTGAVELTWFQGINWVQKNLVPGQKYLVFGRTGFFNGRPQMVHPEIEPFVLAKADGKDYLEPVYPATEKLKARGLNGRQLAKLTFQLFSQIKPTDIPENIPDAIFKKLQLMNRYEAFSNLHFPVSQEAYQLALRRLKFEEFFIAQIRLNLVRLQRHHSSKGVVFEKVGDLFNDFYNHHLPFELTGAQKRVIREIRTDTGRGHQMNRLLQGDVGSGKTIVALLSMLLAADNGYQSCMMAPTEILAQQHYNGLKQLLKDMPVEIALLTGSIKGKERKRILNGLLDDSIHFVVGTHAVIEDVVQFKNLGLVIVDEQHRFGVAQRARLWEKAAVPPHVLVMTATPIPRTLAMTAYGDLDYSVMDELPPGRQPITTVHRNEMARASVMEFVRTEINKGRQAYFIYPLIEESEKLSYEDLMQGYEQVKSFFPEPTYRISMVHGRQSAEEKETNMQRFVQHDTHIMVSTTVIEVGVNVPNATVMVIESSEKFGLSQLHQLRGRVGRGSEKSFCILLTGSKVSKDAKERINTMCATNDGFKIAEKDLELRGPGDIEGTRQSGELNFKVASIVNDKDLLELAKTTAEQCCEEDPTLDMAKNLLLKKYLRSQKGKNAWSRIS; from the coding sequence ATCAAAGATTCACCCACCATATTATCCTCACCCATTGAATACCTTAAAGGCGTTGGGCCATTAAGGGGTGACTTATTGAAAAAGGAATTAGAGATCTTCACTTTCGAAGACCTATTGCATCATTTTCCACATCGGCATATTGATAAAACCAAAGTCAGTAAGATCAATATGATCAACTATCAAACCGACTTTATTCAGATAGCCGGTGTTTTACAACAGTTTGATATTGTGGGTGAGAAAAGAGCGAAGAGGTTGGTGGCATATCTGAAAGATGATACCGGAGCCGTGGAATTGACCTGGTTTCAGGGAATCAATTGGGTACAGAAAAACCTGGTGCCCGGACAAAAATACCTGGTCTTTGGGCGTACCGGTTTTTTTAATGGAAGGCCACAAATGGTGCATCCTGAGATCGAACCTTTTGTGCTGGCGAAAGCAGATGGAAAAGATTATTTGGAGCCTGTTTATCCTGCAACAGAAAAACTCAAGGCAAGAGGATTAAATGGCAGACAACTAGCCAAGTTGACCTTCCAACTTTTCTCACAGATCAAACCCACCGATATCCCTGAGAATATACCAGATGCTATTTTCAAAAAGCTACAACTGATGAATCGGTATGAGGCTTTTTCAAACCTGCATTTTCCGGTATCACAAGAAGCGTATCAGTTGGCGTTGCGGCGATTGAAATTTGAGGAGTTCTTTATTGCTCAGATTCGTTTAAATCTGGTTCGGTTGCAAAGACACCATAGTAGTAAAGGAGTGGTGTTTGAAAAAGTGGGGGATCTCTTCAATGACTTTTACAATCATCACCTGCCGTTTGAATTAACGGGTGCCCAAAAAAGAGTGATTCGGGAAATCAGAACTGACACTGGCAGAGGGCATCAAATGAATCGGTTGTTACAGGGTGATGTAGGCAGCGGCAAGACCATTGTAGCGCTCTTAAGTATGTTATTGGCAGCTGATAATGGGTATCAAAGTTGTATGATGGCGCCAACAGAAATATTGGCACAACAGCATTACAATGGATTGAAACAATTACTCAAGGATATGCCGGTTGAGATCGCATTACTAACCGGAAGTATCAAAGGGAAGGAAAGAAAGCGAATATTGAATGGATTGTTGGATGATAGTATCCATTTTGTAGTAGGTACCCATGCGGTAATTGAAGATGTGGTTCAGTTTAAAAATCTTGGATTGGTTATTGTAGATGAACAACATCGTTTCGGGGTAGCTCAGCGGGCGAGATTATGGGAGAAAGCAGCGGTACCACCCCATGTACTGGTGATGACAGCCACACCGATCCCAAGAACATTGGCGATGACCGCTTATGGTGATCTGGATTATAGTGTAATGGATGAATTACCACCGGGCAGACAACCTATTACCACAGTTCATCGTAATGAAATGGCGAGGGCCAGTGTGATGGAATTTGTGCGTACTGAGATCAATAAAGGAAGACAGGCATATTTTATCTATCCCTTGATCGAGGAAAGTGAGAAGCTGAGTTATGAAGACCTGATGCAAGGTTATGAGCAAGTGAAAAGTTTTTTTCCTGAGCCCACTTACCGAATCAGTATGGTTCATGGAAGACAATCTGCGGAAGAAAAGGAGACCAATATGCAACGCTTTGTTCAACATGATACACATATCATGGTGAGCACAACAGTGATCGAAGTTGGTGTGAATGTTCCCAATGCTACTGTAATGGTGATCGAAAGCTCTGAAAAATTTGGATTATCACAGTTGCATCAGTTGCGTGGAAGGGTAGGAAGAGGAAGCGAAAAAAGTTTTTGCATTTTATTAACGGGGTCTAAAGTAAGCAAAGATGCCAAAGAGCGGATCAATACCATGTGCGCTACCAATGATGGTTTCAAGATCGCGGAGAAAGACTTGGAATTACGAGGTCCGGGTGATATTGAGGGTACCCGGCAGAGTGGAGAACTGAACTTTAAAGTGGCCAGTATTGTTAACGATAAAGATCTGCTAGAACTTGCTAAAACTACTGCTGAGCAATGCTGTGAAGAGGACCCGACACTGGATATGGCAAAGAATTTGCTATTAAAAAAATACCTAAGGTCACAGAAAGGTAAAAATGCCTGGAGTCGCATATCCTAA
- a CDS encoding PKD domain-containing protein, whose amino-acid sequence MAALKKIIGLVLILMTGFQVMAQNYLEFVENKGQWDKKILYLTNTGIGSVALQSDGYRVLVHNEQDLQKINPHPHPGVHQHKTEATKQTAAIDPSRGGEGGSGADENLILRSHAYQVRFLNANPNPQIVPDKALPTYNNYFLGNDSSKWATNVKIYQGITFKNVYPNIDIRYYTADGKLKYDVIVHPGGDINNVALYFDGVDGLKIKEGKLSIKTSVVEVQEESPYTYQLLRNTKNEIPCNFEVRGNIVRFKLNGAYNKDAMLVVDPSIVFYGYTGSTADNWGFTATYDGQGNFYGGGIVFRSGQFPANNGAFQTTFQGGVTEGQISGTDIVIIKFDPSGANRIYGTYLGGAGNEQPHSLVADASGNLFIAGRTSSGATYPVRGPGSYGPGGGLFDIIISKLSANGSTLLNSVRIGGSGNDGVNVRANYILPQSAETTRRNYGDDARSEIILDAGGNPILASVTQSIDFPVTAGVFQSTAGAASNNRFQDGVVMKLTPNLDRMLFSSYLGGNGDDAAFVVATHPQNGNIYVAGATASTDFPGNKTGVLFGTNQGNVDGFVSQISPDGTQIIRTSYFGTNGVDVIYGIQFDRFGFPYIMGTTTVAWPVINAPVNANGSQVTGKQFISKLRPDLSAFIYSTNFGTTTGNTPNISPTAFLVDRCQNVYVSGWGGTIADGFPSSGTRGLITTGDQLKNGTDGADLYFYVLERDATNILFASFFGATTGAGGEPFGDHVDGGTSRFDANGTIYQSICSCKGNSSAPPAGYLRGTAGVWSPTNPTNPASVGGSCNLMAIKIAFNLAGVGAGLSASINGVRDTAGCVPMTVQFTDTLAQGTAYYWNFNDGSPEVRTTTPTISHTFNNIGIYRVRLVSVDSTTCNQTDTAYITLRVRGDQATLAFTSTKLPPCESLAFQFNNTSIAPAGKPFTNQSFRWDFGDGNTRIAGPGIVTHTYAAGGTYDVKLVLLDTNYCNHPDSLVQQIRIAPNVDARFVTPAVGCAPYNAVFNNTSLAGQQFQWDFGDGGTSTATNPTHLYANPGTYTVRLIAIDNATCNISDTAFQTITVSGSPTAAFTYSPNPTEPNTAISFTNNSIRATSFKWLFGDGDSTVGNNIDAPVRHLYNQTGTYNACLIAFNAAGCSDTTCQSISVTINVAANVPNAFSPNGDGNNDRIFVRGFGIGKMTWRIYNRWGVQVYISNNPAEGWDGTYKGKLQPQEVYHYTLQIEFTNGDKLSKKGDITLLR is encoded by the coding sequence TTGGCAGCACTGAAGAAAATAATAGGATTGGTTTTGATACTGATGACAGGATTCCAGGTGATGGCTCAGAACTATTTGGAATTTGTGGAGAATAAGGGACAGTGGGATAAAAAGATCCTCTATCTTACCAATACAGGTATCGGTTCTGTAGCCTTACAATCAGATGGATATCGTGTTTTAGTGCACAATGAACAAGATCTTCAAAAGATCAATCCGCATCCTCATCCGGGAGTTCACCAACATAAAACGGAAGCCACTAAGCAAACAGCAGCCATTGATCCTTCTCGCGGTGGAGAAGGAGGTAGCGGTGCAGATGAGAACCTGATACTGAGATCACATGCGTATCAGGTACGTTTCTTGAATGCCAATCCCAATCCACAGATCGTTCCAGATAAAGCATTACCCACTTACAATAATTATTTTTTAGGAAATGATTCAAGCAAATGGGCGACGAATGTCAAAATCTATCAGGGTATCACTTTTAAAAATGTGTATCCGAACATTGATATTCGATACTACACTGCCGACGGAAAATTAAAGTATGATGTGATCGTGCACCCAGGTGGTGATATCAATAATGTTGCACTTTACTTTGATGGAGTAGATGGATTAAAGATCAAAGAAGGCAAGCTGAGTATCAAAACTTCTGTTGTAGAAGTACAGGAAGAATCACCTTATACGTATCAATTACTTCGAAATACAAAAAATGAGATCCCCTGTAATTTTGAAGTGCGCGGAAATATCGTTCGCTTCAAATTGAATGGTGCTTATAATAAAGATGCGATGTTGGTCGTAGATCCATCGATCGTCTTCTATGGATACACAGGAAGTACTGCTGATAACTGGGGTTTTACAGCTACCTATGATGGTCAGGGAAATTTTTATGGAGGAGGGATCGTATTTCGGTCCGGACAATTCCCTGCCAATAATGGAGCTTTTCAAACAACTTTTCAGGGTGGTGTTACAGAAGGACAGATTTCAGGAACAGATATCGTGATCATAAAATTTGATCCAAGCGGCGCTAACCGGATATATGGTACGTATTTAGGAGGAGCAGGAAATGAACAGCCGCATAGTCTGGTTGCAGATGCATCGGGTAATTTATTCATTGCCGGTAGAACTTCATCCGGAGCAACATATCCGGTTCGTGGTCCTGGTTCATATGGTCCGGGTGGCGGACTGTTTGATATCATCATTTCGAAATTAAGCGCCAATGGTAGTACATTACTCAACTCTGTTCGAATAGGAGGATCGGGTAATGACGGTGTGAATGTGAGAGCGAATTATATCCTTCCGCAATCTGCAGAAACTACACGAAGAAATTATGGAGATGATGCCCGCAGTGAGATCATCTTAGATGCCGGTGGTAACCCCATTCTTGCATCTGTTACACAATCCATAGACTTTCCGGTGACTGCCGGTGTTTTTCAATCAACAGCAGGAGCTGCCTCTAATAATCGTTTTCAGGATGGCGTGGTCATGAAACTGACACCCAACCTCGATAGGATGTTATTCAGCAGCTATTTAGGAGGCAATGGTGATGACGCAGCTTTTGTTGTGGCAACGCATCCGCAAAATGGAAATATCTATGTTGCAGGAGCTACTGCTAGTACTGATTTTCCCGGTAATAAAACAGGTGTTCTTTTTGGAACCAATCAGGGAAATGTTGATGGCTTTGTGAGCCAGATCAGTCCCGATGGTACACAAATCATTCGAACCAGTTACTTTGGTACGAATGGAGTGGATGTGATTTATGGAATACAATTTGATCGTTTTGGATTTCCATACATCATGGGAACTACTACTGTTGCCTGGCCTGTGATCAATGCTCCGGTAAATGCAAATGGGAGTCAGGTAACAGGAAAACAATTCATTTCGAAATTAAGACCTGATCTTTCAGCTTTTATTTACTCAACAAATTTTGGTACCACTACGGGTAATACACCCAATATTTCTCCGACTGCTTTTTTGGTCGATCGATGTCAGAATGTGTATGTATCAGGATGGGGTGGAACCATCGCAGATGGATTTCCTAGCTCCGGAACAAGAGGATTGATTACAACCGGCGATCAATTGAAAAATGGAACTGATGGTGCAGATCTTTATTTCTATGTTTTAGAAAGAGATGCTACCAATATTTTATTCGCTTCATTCTTTGGTGCAACAACAGGTGCCGGAGGTGAACCCTTCGGAGACCATGTTGATGGAGGCACCAGTCGATTTGATGCCAATGGAACGATCTATCAATCGATCTGTTCCTGTAAGGGTAATTCGAGTGCTCCACCTGCTGGATATTTGAGAGGTACTGCAGGTGTTTGGTCTCCTACCAATCCTACCAATCCTGCCAGCGTGGGCGGCAGTTGTAATCTGATGGCAATAAAAATTGCCTTTAATCTTGCAGGTGTAGGTGCTGGTTTGAGCGCATCCATCAACGGAGTAAGAGATACTGCAGGTTGTGTTCCCATGACGGTTCAGTTCACCGATACATTGGCACAGGGTACTGCTTACTATTGGAACTTTAATGATGGTTCACCTGAAGTAAGAACTACAACACCAACCATCTCTCATACTTTTAATAATATTGGTATCTATCGTGTTCGTTTGGTTTCCGTTGATTCTACTACCTGTAACCAAACTGATACAGCTTATATTACTTTACGCGTGAGAGGCGATCAGGCAACATTGGCTTTCACTTCTACTAAATTACCACCTTGTGAATCGTTAGCCTTTCAATTCAACAATACATCTATTGCGCCTGCGGGAAAACCATTCACCAATCAGAGTTTCCGATGGGATTTTGGGGATGGAAATACACGAATAGCGGGCCCGGGAATTGTGACACATACTTATGCAGCAGGAGGAACTTATGATGTGAAGTTGGTATTACTGGATACAAATTATTGTAATCATCCGGATAGTTTGGTACAACAAATTAGAATTGCACCGAATGTAGATGCTCGTTTTGTAACACCTGCAGTGGGTTGTGCACCTTATAATGCAGTATTCAATAACACATCTTTGGCCGGACAACAATTTCAATGGGATTTCGGTGATGGTGGTACTTCAACAGCTACCAATCCAACACATCTCTATGCCAATCCGGGAACGTATACCGTTCGTTTGATCGCGATCGATAATGCGACCTGTAATATCAGTGATACCGCATTTCAAACCATTACTGTGAGTGGAAGTCCGACCGCAGCATTCACGTACTCTCCAAATCCGACAGAGCCAAATACAGCGATCAGTTTTACCAATAATTCTATCAGAGCTACTTCTTTCAAGTGGTTATTTGGAGATGGCGATAGTACAGTTGGAAATAATATTGATGCACCTGTGAGACATCTCTACAATCAAACAGGAACCTATAATGCTTGTTTGATCGCGTTCAATGCAGCAGGCTGTAGCGATACTACCTGTCAGTCGATCAGTGTAACGATCAATGTAGCCGCAAATGTACCCAATGCGTTTTCACCAAATGGAGATGGCAACAATGATCGAATATTTGTACGCGGATTCGGAATCGGAAAAATGACCTGGCGTATTTATAACAGATGGGGTGTGCAGGTATATATCAGCAACAATCCGGCCGAAGGGTGGGATGGAACTTACAAAGGAAAATTACAACCACAGGAAGTATATCATTATACATTACAAATCGAGTTCACGAATGGTGATAAACTTTCAAAGAAGGGAGATATTACTTTACTTAGATAA
- a CDS encoding PorP/SprF family type IX secretion system membrane protein → MRSSVQVFLVGFAFCLLAVNASGQGLNFSQYFNTPMLVNPANTGFNPDFDYRIGGNYRNQWASVGNPFRTMSLWGDTKLFGNRFENGWMGVGASLYSDRAGSGNLVSTNGYASIAYHQMLGYNSLLSGGFSVGFINKRIDISKLNFDNQWNGQFFDINVPSNEPFAFTQTTYADLQVGMNYAYFASDNFYFNLGVSAQHVNRPRESFFSPTAVDARLNRRYTGFVNASIKFEDLWIVNPNIYVSKMGNAWETVVGFNANRNLIGDGEQQMILGLYYRHKDAVIPMVGYQVNDTRFTFNYDATISNLGSINGARGAYEISIIKSGIFSNSSNAVKCPTVRF, encoded by the coding sequence ATGAGAAGTAGTGTACAGGTTTTTTTGGTCGGTTTTGCGTTTTGTCTGCTTGCTGTGAATGCAAGTGGTCAGGGCTTGAATTTTTCTCAATATTTCAATACACCAATGCTGGTGAATCCTGCGAATACCGGGTTCAATCCAGATTTTGATTATAGGATCGGAGGTAATTATCGTAATCAGTGGGCAAGCGTTGGCAATCCTTTTCGAACCATGAGTTTGTGGGGCGATACCAAATTATTCGGTAACCGATTTGAAAATGGCTGGATGGGTGTGGGGGCTTCTTTGTACAGTGACAGAGCAGGTAGTGGCAATCTTGTATCTACAAATGGTTATGCCAGCATAGCCTATCATCAAATGTTAGGATACAATAGTTTATTGAGCGGAGGTTTCTCAGTTGGATTCATCAATAAGCGCATTGATATTAGCAAGCTTAATTTTGATAACCAGTGGAATGGACAATTCTTTGATATCAATGTTCCTTCCAATGAGCCTTTTGCTTTTACACAAACCACATATGCAGATCTACAGGTGGGAATGAACTATGCATATTTCGCATCCGATAATTTTTATTTCAACTTAGGCGTGAGTGCACAGCATGTAAATCGTCCACGGGAAAGTTTTTTTTCACCTACAGCAGTGGATGCCAGATTGAATAGACGTTATACCGGCTTTGTGAATGCCAGTATCAAATTTGAGGATCTGTGGATCGTCAACCCCAATATTTATGTCAGCAAAATGGGGAATGCCTGGGAAACCGTAGTAGGCTTTAATGCAAATCGTAACCTTATTGGTGACGGCGAGCAACAAATGATTTTAGGCTTGTATTACAGACACAAAGATGCGGTTATTCCAATGGTGGGGTATCAGGTAAACGATACAAGATTTACATTCAACTACGATGCTACAATCTCTAATTTAGGTAGTATCAATGGAGCACGTGGTGCTTATGAAATATCCATCATCAAAAGCGGCATTTTCTCCAATAGCAGTAATGCAGTGAAATGTCCTACGGTGAGATTTTAG
- a CDS encoding aminopeptidase P family protein, protein MKYLPLDPNLFIINRKRFTKAMQPNSIAIFVSNDEWPMNGDALHKFKQNSNLYWLSGITQEDSMVILFPDCPDPKYKEVLVLVRPNELKEKWDGKRLRRNEATAISGIETIVWLDTLDAFLQTWVHLADNIYLDTNENDRKASLIRSRDYRFVDEMKERYPLHQYHRAAKIMKSLRAIKTKEEVAVIQQAINITDNTFRRLLGFIKPGVFEYEIEAEIFHSFYSQRATGTAYGSIIASGDRARTLHYVSNNQECKDGEMVLMDFGAEYGGYCADLTRTVPVNGKFTRRQKTVYNACLHLHNYAKSILKPGISIVDYTEKVGEEATQQFLKIGLLRKSQVKNEDPENRAYRKYLYHGISHHLGIDVHDLGTRTEPIQAGMVFTVEPGIYIEEEQMGVRIENNFWITKNGNIDLMKNIPITVEDIEALMKKNK, encoded by the coding sequence ATGAAATACTTGCCGCTCGATCCCAATCTATTCATAATCAATCGTAAGCGTTTTACCAAAGCCATGCAGCCCAACAGCATTGCCATTTTTGTTAGCAATGATGAATGGCCTATGAATGGGGATGCCTTACACAAGTTCAAACAGAATAGCAATTTGTATTGGTTGAGCGGTATCACCCAGGAAGATTCCATGGTAATTCTTTTTCCTGACTGTCCCGATCCGAAGTATAAAGAAGTATTGGTACTTGTGCGTCCAAATGAATTGAAAGAAAAATGGGATGGAAAAAGACTACGCAGAAACGAGGCAACAGCGATATCCGGAATAGAAACCATCGTTTGGCTCGATACACTGGATGCTTTTTTGCAAACATGGGTACATTTAGCCGATAATATCTACCTCGATACCAATGAAAATGATCGTAAAGCATCGCTGATCAGAAGCAGGGATTATCGTTTTGTTGATGAAATGAAAGAACGTTATCCATTACATCAATACCATCGCGCTGCCAAGATCATGAAATCACTTCGGGCAATCAAGACCAAAGAAGAAGTGGCAGTGATACAACAGGCCATCAATATTACCGATAATACTTTCCGCAGATTATTAGGATTTATTAAACCCGGCGTTTTTGAATACGAGATCGAAGCAGAGATCTTTCACAGTTTTTATAGTCAACGCGCTACCGGGACTGCCTACGGAAGCATTATTGCAAGTGGCGACAGAGCCAGAACCCTTCATTATGTTTCCAACAATCAGGAATGTAAAGATGGAGAAATGGTATTGATGGATTTTGGAGCAGAGTACGGCGGTTATTGCGCTGATCTTACCAGAACAGTCCCTGTTAACGGTAAATTCACACGCAGACAAAAAACTGTTTATAATGCTTGTCTACATTTACACAACTATGCGAAGAGCATTTTAAAGCCAGGCATTTCTATTGTTGACTATACCGAAAAAGTAGGAGAGGAAGCAACACAACAATTTTTAAAAATCGGATTGTTGCGAAAGTCTCAAGTAAAGAATGAAGACCCGGAGAATAGGGCATATCGCAAATATCTTTACCATGGCATATCCCATCATCTGGGGATTGATGTACATGATCTTGGAACAAGAACAGAGCCCATTCAAGCAGGAATGGTCTTTACGGTAGAACCCGGTATTTATATTGAAGAAGAACAAATGGGTGTCCGTATCGAAAATAATTTCTGGATCACTAAAAATGGAAATATAGACCTCATGAAAAACATTCCCATCACAGTGGAAGACATCGAGGCGTTGATGAAGAAAAATAAATAA
- a CDS encoding CDP-alcohol phosphatidyltransferase family protein — MKQIPNLFTLLNLLCGCIAIVMVMQTGLTMAYSSNGETIVEIPEQMQWASVLLAGAAIIDFCDGFFARLLKVPSDMGKQLDSLADLVSFGVVPGLIAWQFLRLSVAQDADGLDASIGWLLPAFILPCAGAFRLARFNIDTTQHYGFKGVPIPAAGLLLASFPLIYWNTQETWVISLLLNKWVWYGIILLVSYLMVSTLPMMALKFTHLTFRKLFPFLLMAVIAVITAFLWGWLSVPVTFIAYVVLSLLLKQKES; from the coding sequence ATGAAACAAATCCCCAATCTCTTTACCCTTCTGAATTTGTTGTGTGGTTGTATTGCTATTGTGATGGTGATGCAAACAGGATTGACCATGGCTTATTCATCAAATGGAGAAACAATTGTAGAAATACCGGAACAAATGCAATGGGCAAGTGTACTACTTGCCGGTGCTGCGATTATCGATTTTTGTGACGGCTTTTTTGCGCGATTATTGAAAGTGCCCTCAGACATGGGAAAACAACTGGATTCTTTGGCGGATCTGGTAAGTTTTGGTGTGGTTCCGGGGTTGATTGCCTGGCAGTTCCTCCGATTGTCTGTAGCTCAGGATGCCGACGGATTGGACGCCTCCATCGGATGGTTATTACCGGCATTCATTTTACCATGTGCAGGCGCATTCAGACTCGCAAGATTCAATATTGATACTACTCAGCACTACGGGTTCAAAGGGGTGCCAATACCCGCGGCAGGCTTGTTGCTGGCTTCTTTTCCGTTGATATATTGGAATACGCAAGAGACATGGGTGATCTCATTATTACTCAATAAATGGGTTTGGTATGGCATCATCTTATTGGTCAGTTACCTGATGGTATCTACATTACCCATGATGGCGCTAAAATTCACGCACCTGACATTTCGGAAATTGTTCCCTTTCCTGCTGATGGCCGTCATTGCAGTGATTACTGCTTTCTTATGGGGATGGTTATCAGTTCCTGTCACTTTTATTGCTTATGTAGTTCTATCTTTGCTCCTTAAACAAAAAGAATCATGA
- the purS gene encoding phosphoribosylformylglycinamidine synthase subunit PurS has protein sequence MTYNVQIKVMPLKDLLDPQGKAVLGGLQNLGLGAVSDVRVGKHITLQIEAASEAEAKQIAEDASKKLLANPVMEFYEIEMIN, from the coding sequence ATGACCTATAACGTGCAGATCAAAGTAATGCCATTAAAAGACCTTCTCGATCCTCAAGGGAAAGCAGTATTGGGCGGACTCCAAAACCTTGGTTTAGGGGCTGTGAGTGATGTTAGAGTTGGTAAACACATTACACTGCAGATCGAAGCGGCTTCTGAAGCAGAAGCCAAACAAATAGCTGAAGACGCATCCAAAAAACTACTTGCCAATCCGGTGATGGAGTTTTATGAGATTGAAATGATAAATTAA